In a single window of the Arachis hypogaea cultivar Tifrunner chromosome 6, arahy.Tifrunner.gnm2.J5K5, whole genome shotgun sequence genome:
- the LOC112695304 gene encoding protein DEFECTIVE IN MERISTEM SILENCING 3 isoform X2, translating into MSKLNQNDANHESIKNEIKKHEDNLKFLNSQSNRLAESILDLQVSLGRYHSCSVITPDNGSGPSNTEDDTTPSITEDDTTEQILKKENSAAGIFCWLKANAQTSNLALEKDAVGVVATLARVESDELSRILSEYLGLETMLAIVCSTNEGVNALEKYNPEGTINCNAGLHGIGSSIKKNVNGRFAVICLESFRPYVGGFVANDPQKKLAIPKPRFPNEECPAGFFDYAVNMLYLESNNLSFVTSSGHGLRETLFYGLFSGLQVYRTRNEMMSALPCIDEGAVSLDGGMIKKNGMFVLGSRKDVEVKFGIFSGRSGVVPPNYSQAEEVVRRLKWESTKLAEDIQREQQLLDHLKAKSANKVA; encoded by the exons ATGTCTAAG CTGAACCAAAATGATGCTAATCATGAGAGCATTAAGAATGAGATAAAGAAACATGAAGATAACCTTAAATTCCTTAATTCTCAATCAAATCGACTAGCCGAATCAATACTTGACTTACAAG TGAGTCTTGGTAGGTACCATTCGTGTAGTGTAATTACACCAGACAATGGAAGTGGTCCATCTAATACCGAGGACGATACAACACCATCTATTACCGAGGACGATACAACAGAACAGATATTGAAGAAAGAGAATTCAGCTGCTGGCATATTCTGTTGGCTGAAAGCCAATGCTCAGACATCGAATTTGGCTTTGGAAAAAGATGCTGTGGGAGTTGTGGCAACCCTTGCTAGGGTTGAGAGCGATGAACTTAGCAG GATTCTCTCTGAGTATTTGGGATTGGAGACCATGCTTGCAATTGTCTGCAGTACTAATGAAGGTGTTAATGCATTAGAGAAGTACAACCCTGAAGGCACAATAAACTGTAATGCAGGCTTGCATGGAATTGGATCTTCAATTAAAAAGAATGTAAATGGCCGATTTGCTGTCATATGTCTTGAGTCTTTCAG ACCATATGTTGGAGGTTTTGTAGCCAATGATCCACAAAAGAAGTTGGCTATTCCAAAGCCAAGATTTCCAAACGAGGAGTGCCCGGCTGGGTTCTTTGATTATGCAGTAAACATGCTCTATTTAGAGTCCAATAACTTATCTTTTGTTACTTCTAGTGGTCACGGTCTTAGAGAGACACTATTTTATGGCCTTTTCTCTGGCCTACAAGTATACAGAACCCGAAATGAAATGATGTCTGCTCTCCCATGCATTGATGAAGGAGCTGTGTCATTAGATGGTGGAATGATCAAGAAAAATGGAATGTTTGTTCTTGGTAGTAG GAAAGATGTAGAAGTGAAGTTTGGTATATTTTCGGGAAGAAGTGGTGTGGTTCCTCCAAATTATAGTCAAGCTGAAGAAGTGGTGAGGAGGCTGAAATGGGAAAGCACCAAGCTTGCTGAAGACATACAAAGAGAGCAGCAACTATTGGACCATTTGAAGGCCAAGTCCGCAAACAAAGTAGCTTGA
- the LOC112695304 gene encoding protein DEFECTIVE IN MERISTEM SILENCING 3 isoform X1, with protein MYVDEAVTFLVLNQNDANHESIKNEIKKHEDNLKFLNSQSNRLAESILDLQVSLGRYHSCSVITPDNGSGPSNTEDDTTPSITEDDTTEQILKKENSAAGIFCWLKANAQTSNLALEKDAVGVVATLARVESDELSRILSEYLGLETMLAIVCSTNEGVNALEKYNPEGTINCNAGLHGIGSSIKKNVNGRFAVICLESFRPYVGGFVANDPQKKLAIPKPRFPNEECPAGFFDYAVNMLYLESNNLSFVTSSGHGLRETLFYGLFSGLQVYRTRNEMMSALPCIDEGAVSLDGGMIKKNGMFVLGSRKDVEVKFGIFSGRSGVVPPNYSQAEEVVRRLKWESTKLAEDIQREQQLLDHLKAKSANKVA; from the exons ATGTATGTGGATGAAGCGGTGACATTTTTGGTG CTGAACCAAAATGATGCTAATCATGAGAGCATTAAGAATGAGATAAAGAAACATGAAGATAACCTTAAATTCCTTAATTCTCAATCAAATCGACTAGCCGAATCAATACTTGACTTACAAG TGAGTCTTGGTAGGTACCATTCGTGTAGTGTAATTACACCAGACAATGGAAGTGGTCCATCTAATACCGAGGACGATACAACACCATCTATTACCGAGGACGATACAACAGAACAGATATTGAAGAAAGAGAATTCAGCTGCTGGCATATTCTGTTGGCTGAAAGCCAATGCTCAGACATCGAATTTGGCTTTGGAAAAAGATGCTGTGGGAGTTGTGGCAACCCTTGCTAGGGTTGAGAGCGATGAACTTAGCAG GATTCTCTCTGAGTATTTGGGATTGGAGACCATGCTTGCAATTGTCTGCAGTACTAATGAAGGTGTTAATGCATTAGAGAAGTACAACCCTGAAGGCACAATAAACTGTAATGCAGGCTTGCATGGAATTGGATCTTCAATTAAAAAGAATGTAAATGGCCGATTTGCTGTCATATGTCTTGAGTCTTTCAG ACCATATGTTGGAGGTTTTGTAGCCAATGATCCACAAAAGAAGTTGGCTATTCCAAAGCCAAGATTTCCAAACGAGGAGTGCCCGGCTGGGTTCTTTGATTATGCAGTAAACATGCTCTATTTAGAGTCCAATAACTTATCTTTTGTTACTTCTAGTGGTCACGGTCTTAGAGAGACACTATTTTATGGCCTTTTCTCTGGCCTACAAGTATACAGAACCCGAAATGAAATGATGTCTGCTCTCCCATGCATTGATGAAGGAGCTGTGTCATTAGATGGTGGAATGATCAAGAAAAATGGAATGTTTGTTCTTGGTAGTAG GAAAGATGTAGAAGTGAAGTTTGGTATATTTTCGGGAAGAAGTGGTGTGGTTCCTCCAAATTATAGTCAAGCTGAAGAAGTGGTGAGGAGGCTGAAATGGGAAAGCACCAAGCTTGCTGAAGACATACAAAGAGAGCAGCAACTATTGGACCATTTGAAGGCCAAGTCCGCAAACAAAGTAGCTTGA
- the LOC112695305 gene encoding uncharacterized protein has product MDLEPETRRKIEDMVMDLLKQSNIEETTEFSIRVAASERLGIDLSDPNRKHFVRNVVESYLRTVAAEDATVAAEQKPPELIAPPEEPIEAALQLPKPSTEVKDDCDQVIFQLSNKRNVVVKKFKGTTLVSIREFFQKDGKQIPTSKGISLSSEQWSTFKKNVPAIEEAITKLEGKMKSELHDKQNGDAYNSVVDVAPPLEHVPVEVSRFDGKNYQLWAQQMESLLKQLKIDYVLTELSPNAVLGENSSAEEIARTKNAERRWVNDDLMCRRNILTHLSDSLFCLYANRKMSAKELWEDLKLVYLYEEHGSKRVQVKKYLEFQMVDERPIVEQIQEFNSIADSLVAAGMFLDENFHASAIISKLPPSWKDFCIKSMREEYLPLWRLIDCIRMEEESRNGFKRVGEPYSRIGFNHSNKGGPRESDNKFMHRNKSESNGKSIACYICGKKGHLSKHCWRRYDKQGNERKAEDVCIPQEVNMVGGC; this is encoded by the exons ATGGATTTGGAACCAGAAACTCGACGGAAAATCGAGGACATGGTGATGGATTTACTCAAGCAATCCAACATAGAAGAGACTACTGAGTTCAGCATCCGAGTCGCCGCCTCCGAGCGACTCGGCATCGATCTCTCCGATCCCAACCGCAAGCACTTCGTCAGAAACGTCGTCGAGTCTTATCTTCGAACCGTCGCTGCCGAAGACGCCACCGTTGCAGCCGAACAGAAACCGCCGGAACTGATCGCTCCTCCGGAGGAGCCCATAGAAGCGGCGTTGCAGTTGCCGAAGCCAAGTACGGAGGTTAAGGATGACTGCGATCAAGTCATTTTCCAG CTGTCAAACAAAAGGAATGTGGTGGTTAAAAAGTTCAAAGGGACAACATTGGTGTCAATTAGGGAGTTTTTCCAGAAAGATGGAAAACAGATTCCCACTTCCAAAG GGATAAGTTTATCATCTGAACAATGGTCAACCTTCAAGAAGAATGTGCCAGCTATTGAGGAAGCTATTACAAAGTTGGAAGGAAAGATGAA ATCTGAGCTTCATGATAAGCAAAATGGAGATGCCTATAATTCAGTTGTTGATGTGGCTCCTCCTCTTGAGCATGTCCCTGTTGAGGTCAGCCGTTTTGATGGGAAAAATTATCAATTATGGGCTCAGCAGATGGAATCACTTTTGAAACAGTTAAAGATTGATTATGTGCTTACTGAACTAAGCCCAAATGCTGTGCTTGGTGAAAATTCTAGTGCTGAAGAAATTGCTAGAACCAAGAATGCAGAAAGGAGATGGGTGAATGATGATTTAATGTGCCGTCGCAATATCTTGACTCATTTATCTGATAGTCTATTTTGTCTCTATGCAAACAGAAAAATGAGTGCTAAGGAGTTATGGGAAGATTTAAAATTGGTTTATCTGTACGAGGAACATGGAAGCAAGAGAGTGCAGGTGAAAAAGTATCTTGAGTTTCAGATGGTTGACGAGAGACCAATTGTTGAGCAAATCCAAGAATTTAATAGCATTGCAGATTCACTCGTTGCTGCTGGAATGTTTCTCGATGAAAACTTTCATGCGAGTGCCATCATTTCAAAGCTCCCACCATCCTGGAAGGACTTCTGCATCAAGTCAATGCGCGAGGAGTATCTCCCTTTATGGAGGCTAATTGATTGTATTAGGATGGAGGAAGAATCTCGCAACGGATTCAAACGAGTTGGTGAACCTTATAGTAGGATAGGATTTAACCACTCCAATAAAGGTGGACCAAGGGAAAGTGACAATAAGTTTATGCATAGGAATAAGTCAGAGAGTAATGGCAAGAGCATAGCCTGTTATATTTGTGGCAAGAAGGGGCATCTTTCTAAACACTGCTGGAGAAGATATGACAAACAAGGTAATGAAAGAAAGGCCGAAGATGTATGTATACCTCAAGAAGTTAACATGGTGGGGGGTTGTTAG
- the LOC140173548 gene encoding uncharacterized protein: protein MIKVLDRKYSYTALSHKLRVVWHIKGGFNMLYVKFGYFLLKFDAAEDREKFYVSLDSGLRSPNLVLSGAGNAAYCNCNRSLGKSQFSHQTSREREYAHICVQINLRLSVIKNIIVEGVIYDVEYETLTLLCEFCAKYGHDKSQCLAKDPLEEKRESGQGEPQEGTKSDP, encoded by the exons ATGATCAAGGTCCTAGACAGGAAGTATAGTTACACAGCTCTTTCTCATAAGCTGAGGGTAGTATGGCACATCAAAGGAGGTTTTAATATGCTATATGTGAAATTTGGGTACTTCTTACTAAAATTCGATGCCGCTGAGGATCGTGAGAAG TTCTACGTTAGTTTGGATTCAGGTCTCAGGTCTCCCAATCTGGTATTATCAGGAGCAGGTAATGCTGCGTATTGCAACTGCAATAGAAGTCTCGGTAAAAGTCAATTTAGCCACCAAACTAGCAGAGAAAGGGAGTATGCCCATATTTGTGTTCAAATAAATCTAAGGTTGTCGGTGATCAAGAATATCATTGTTGAGGGTGTCATTTACGATGTGGAGTATGAAACTCTAACTCTGCTTTGTGAATTTTGTGCAAAATATGGCCATGATAAGTCTCAATGCTTGGCAAAGGATCCCttggaagaaaagagggagtCTGGTCAGGGGGAGCCGCAGGAAGGCACTAAATCGGATCCATAA